Proteins encoded in a region of the Pseudomonas sp. PDNC002 genome:
- a CDS encoding MFS transporter, whose product MNPQSPHPQSVRASRYSWYVVVLCMVAYIFSFVDRQILSLMIEPIKADLQISDTQFSLLSGLAFSLFYAFMGLPIAYLADRSSRVRIIAIGVAFWSIATAACGLSKNFLQMFLARMSVGVGEAALTPATYSMLADLFPREKLGRALGLYSMGAFLGGGLAFLVGGYVIEALRDVPAIDLGWLGQVRSWQIAFFIVGLPGVLVALLIALTIRDPARKLADSEKKATVRDGLRFLRRHRATFTCHYLGFSFFAMCQYALMGWAPAMYIRQYGLTPLEVGYILGGILLVLNTAGVFCAGWLVDVLQKRGRSDAALISGMLGAACTIPFVIGAVLAGDLTLSVLFMGPAMFFCAFCISTSAAAMQVLTPNRLRAQVSALFLLVSNLIGLGVGTTLVALLTDHYFKDPKAVGSSIGIIVTLAGLLCLWLLGNGRKHFRRSLGQEQTAQPDTAATLNSNAAAAN is encoded by the coding sequence GTGAACCCGCAATCTCCCCACCCGCAATCCGTCCGTGCTTCCCGTTATTCCTGGTATGTCGTCGTGCTGTGCATGGTGGCGTACATCTTCTCCTTCGTTGACCGGCAGATCCTCTCGCTGATGATCGAGCCGATCAAAGCCGACCTGCAGATCAGCGACACCCAGTTCAGCCTGCTCAGCGGGCTGGCCTTCTCGCTGTTCTATGCCTTCATGGGCCTGCCCATCGCCTACCTGGCCGACCGCTCCTCGCGGGTCAGGATCATCGCCATCGGCGTGGCCTTCTGGAGCATCGCCACCGCCGCGTGCGGGCTGTCGAAGAACTTCCTGCAGATGTTCCTGGCGCGCATGAGCGTGGGCGTCGGCGAGGCCGCGCTGACTCCGGCGACCTACTCGATGCTCGCCGACCTGTTCCCCAGGGAGAAACTCGGCCGCGCACTGGGGCTGTACTCCATGGGCGCCTTCCTCGGCGGCGGCCTGGCCTTCCTGGTCGGCGGCTACGTGATCGAGGCGCTGCGCGACGTGCCGGCCATCGACCTGGGCTGGCTGGGCCAGGTGCGTTCCTGGCAAATCGCGTTCTTCATCGTCGGCCTGCCCGGCGTGCTGGTGGCCTTGCTGATCGCCCTGACCATCCGCGACCCGGCACGCAAGCTGGCCGACTCGGAGAAGAAGGCGACGGTCCGTGACGGCCTGCGCTTCCTGCGCCGCCACCGTGCCACCTTCACCTGCCACTACCTGGGCTTCTCCTTCTTCGCCATGTGCCAGTACGCGCTGATGGGCTGGGCGCCAGCCATGTACATCCGCCAGTACGGCCTGACGCCGCTGGAGGTGGGCTACATCCTCGGCGGCATCCTGCTGGTGCTCAACACCGCCGGCGTGTTCTGCGCCGGCTGGCTGGTGGATGTGCTGCAGAAGCGCGGGCGCAGCGACGCCGCGCTGATCAGCGGCATGCTCGGCGCCGCCTGCACGATTCCCTTCGTCATCGGTGCGGTACTGGCCGGCGATCTGACACTGTCGGTGCTGTTCATGGGCCCGGCGATGTTCTTCTGCGCCTTCTGCATCTCCACCTCGGCGGCCGCCATGCAGGTGCTCACACCCAACCGCCTGCGCGCGCAGGTCTCGGCGCTGTTCCTGCTGGTCTCCAACCTGATTGGCCTGGGCGTCGGCACCACCCTGGTGGCCCTGCTGACCGACCATTACTTCAAGGACCCGAAGGCCGTCGGCTCCTCCATCGGCATCATCGTCACCCTGGCCGGGCTGCTCTGCCTGTGGCTGCTGGGCAACGGGCGCAAGCACTTCCGCCGTAGCCTGGGCCAGGAGCAAACGGCCCAGCCCGACACCGCCGCAACGCTGAACAGCAACGCCGCCGCCGCGAACTGA